From Salipiger profundus, a single genomic window includes:
- a CDS encoding glycosyltransferase translates to MPAVSVVLPASNEASLIGPCLRALCASRLPGVLRAEVIVVANGCRDDTADRARAEIPTFEARGWDVRVIEQAHGNKLAALNAGDAVARHDLRVYLDADVTVSPDLLAQLVDVLERPGPRYASGRVVITARSVLSRAYARFWQTVPFMRQGVPGCGLFAVNGEGRARWGRFPEIISDDTFVRLSFAPGERAGVAATYDWPIAEGFGNLVRVRRRQNAGVAEIEQRYPELLANDDKPTPTRGETLAMALRDPPGFAVYAAVALAVKLRPQAAEWSRGR, encoded by the coding sequence ATGCCTGCGGTGTCGGTCGTCCTTCCGGCGAGCAACGAGGCATCCCTGATCGGGCCCTGCCTGCGCGCGCTCTGCGCGTCGCGCCTGCCGGGGGTTCTGCGGGCCGAGGTCATCGTCGTCGCAAACGGCTGCCGGGACGACACCGCCGATCGGGCCCGCGCCGAGATACCCACATTCGAGGCGCGCGGCTGGGACGTGCGGGTGATCGAGCAGGCCCATGGCAACAAGCTCGCCGCGCTCAACGCCGGAGACGCGGTCGCGCGGCACGATCTTCGGGTCTATCTCGACGCCGACGTCACCGTGAGCCCCGATCTTCTTGCCCAGCTGGTCGACGTGCTTGAACGTCCCGGCCCCCGCTACGCCAGCGGACGGGTGGTGATCACCGCCCGCAGCGTCCTGTCACGGGCCTATGCGCGATTCTGGCAAACGGTGCCGTTCATGCGGCAGGGCGTGCCCGGCTGCGGCCTCTTCGCGGTCAACGGCGAGGGTCGGGCCCGCTGGGGGAGGTTTCCCGAGATCATCTCGGACGATACCTTCGTCCGCCTGAGTTTTGCTCCCGGCGAGCGCGCGGGCGTTGCCGCAACATATGACTGGCCCATCGCCGAGGGCTTCGGCAATCTCGTGCGCGTGAGGCGGCGGCAGAACGCCGGGGTCGCCGAGATCGAACAGAGGTATCCCGAACTGCTCGCCAACGACGACAAGCCGACCCCGACCCGGGGCGAGACCCTGGCGATGGCGCTGCGCGATCCACCGGGCTTTGCGGTCTACGCGGCGGTTGCGCTCGCGGTGAAGCTGCGCCCGCAGGCGGCGGAGTGGAGTCGCGGTCGATGA
- a CDS encoding oligosaccharide flippase family protein — protein sequence MSQAILTRFRGASLSARAVRSSLLTVGGFGFGQAIRLASNLILTRLLFPEAFGLMALVSVFMMGLQQFSDVGVTPAILQSRRGDDRDFLNTAWTIQVLRGAGLWLAGCALAWPMSLFYDEPQLLHILPVASLALLIVGFKPTRMDTANRHLLLGRVTLLDVITQTSGVLGAIVLAWWTGSVWALVISGLIASAVEVIINWLFLPGEHNRFRWEPAAAQELITFGKWIFLSTVCGFFFSQSDKILMGKYLTLDVLGIYNIGYFLAAFPMLLGGMVTRRILIPIYRETPPTESRENFQRLRKMRCVVTGALIGLVGVFAITGHWLVDLLYDDRYVAAGAVTVIIACVQMPQIIVQTYDQAALAAGDSRTFFVLALARAVLMVVCLLAGLEIAGFLGALLGIGAAYLLAYPVVVWLARRMGAWDPLHDAVFTLAAGGFAALAVALNWPHIVALAALG from the coding sequence ATGAGCCAGGCCATCCTCACCCGGTTCCGGGGCGCGTCTCTCTCGGCCCGCGCGGTGCGCTCGTCGCTGCTGACGGTGGGCGGCTTCGGTTTCGGGCAGGCGATAAGGCTTGCGTCGAACCTCATTCTGACGCGGCTGCTCTTCCCCGAAGCCTTTGGCCTCATGGCGCTGGTGTCGGTCTTCATGATGGGGCTTCAGCAGTTCTCGGACGTGGGGGTGACGCCGGCGATCCTGCAGAGCCGCCGTGGCGATGACCGCGATTTCCTCAACACGGCGTGGACGATACAGGTTCTGCGCGGGGCAGGGCTGTGGCTCGCGGGATGCGCGCTGGCGTGGCCCATGTCGCTGTTCTACGACGAGCCGCAGCTACTGCACATCCTGCCGGTGGCAAGCCTCGCGCTGCTGATCGTCGGGTTCAAGCCGACCCGGATGGACACCGCCAACCGGCACCTCCTGCTCGGGCGCGTCACGCTTCTCGACGTCATCACCCAGACCAGCGGCGTCCTCGGGGCCATCGTGCTCGCGTGGTGGACCGGGTCGGTCTGGGCGCTGGTGATCAGCGGTCTCATCGCGAGCGCGGTCGAGGTCATCATCAACTGGCTCTTCCTGCCGGGTGAGCATAACCGCTTCCGCTGGGAGCCTGCCGCGGCGCAGGAGCTCATCACCTTCGGCAAGTGGATCTTCCTGTCGACGGTCTGCGGGTTCTTCTTCAGCCAGAGCGACAAGATCCTGATGGGGAAATATCTCACGCTCGACGTGCTGGGGATCTACAACATCGGCTATTTCCTCGCCGCCTTCCCGATGCTGCTCGGGGGGATGGTGACGCGCCGTATCCTGATCCCGATCTACCGCGAGACGCCGCCGACCGAAAGCCGCGAGAACTTCCAGCGGTTGCGCAAGATGCGGTGCGTGGTGACCGGTGCGCTGATAGGACTCGTCGGCGTCTTCGCGATCACCGGGCACTGGCTGGTCGATCTGCTCTACGATGACCGCTACGTCGCCGCCGGCGCGGTGACGGTCATCATCGCCTGCGTGCAGATGCCCCAGATCATCGTGCAGACCTACGACCAGGCGGCGCTTGCGGCGGGCGACAGCCGGACGTTCTTCGTGCTGGCGCTCGCGCGGGCGGTGCTGATGGTGGTCTGCCTTCTGGCCGGGCTCGAGATCGCAGGGTTCCTCGGCGCGCTGCTCGGCATCGGCGCCGCCTACCTGCTGGCCTACCCGGTGGTCGTCTGGCTGGCGCGCCGCATGGGGGCATGGGATCCGCTGCACGATGCGGTCTTCACGTTGGCCGCCGGGGGATTCGCCGCGCTGGCGGTGGCCCTGAACTGGCCGCACATCGTGGCGCTGGCTGCCTTGGGTTGA
- the epsE gene encoding exopolysaccharide biosynthesis GT4 family glycosyltransferase EpsE, producing the protein MSQKLRIGYLVPQFPGQTHIFFWREVQVLESMGHEVHLLSTRMPHSGLISHDWSQDAIARTTYLGQVEPVAALQALWALLPRGLPRAILREGPGFAKDVAVTLSAARALVTLARERGLDHVHVHSCARAALIAALARQMGGPTYSLTLHGPLSDYGPGQRFKWRHAAFATIITHKLLNEMQEAMPDDLPPRLVVRPMGVDTDELRRDAPYQPPEKGRPLRLFSCGRLNVVKGHQDLMSAMRQLLDQGVDVRLEIAGEDDAGGEGFRKDLEAHLRKLRLQDHVKLLGAIDAGAVKQKLLDAHVFVLASWHEPLGVAYMEAMACGVPVIGTDAGGVRELIDDGHNGKLVPPKDPTALARAIRDLAQNPDSAQRFSDAGRIQVETRFRASLGAETLVSEILATRDNG; encoded by the coding sequence GTGTCGCAGAAATTGCGGATCGGGTATCTTGTGCCCCAGTTTCCGGGGCAGACACATATCTTCTTCTGGCGCGAGGTGCAGGTGCTCGAGTCGATGGGGCACGAGGTGCATCTCCTGTCGACCCGGATGCCGCACTCCGGGCTGATTTCGCACGACTGGTCTCAGGACGCGATCGCGCGGACCACCTACCTCGGTCAAGTCGAGCCCGTCGCCGCGCTGCAGGCACTATGGGCGCTGCTGCCGCGCGGGCTGCCCCGCGCCATCCTGCGCGAGGGGCCGGGCTTCGCGAAGGACGTCGCCGTGACGCTCTCTGCCGCGCGCGCGCTCGTGACGCTGGCGCGCGAGCGCGGGCTCGACCACGTGCACGTGCATTCCTGCGCCCGCGCGGCGCTGATCGCGGCGCTGGCGCGGCAGATGGGTGGACCGACCTACTCGCTCACGCTGCATGGCCCGCTGTCGGACTACGGGCCGGGCCAGCGCTTCAAGTGGCGCCACGCCGCCTTTGCCACGATCATCACCCACAAGCTGCTGAACGAGATGCAGGAGGCGATGCCCGACGACCTGCCGCCGCGGCTGGTGGTCCGCCCCATGGGCGTCGACACCGACGAGCTGCGCCGCGACGCGCCCTACCAGCCGCCCGAGAAGGGGCGGCCGCTCAGGCTCTTCAGCTGCGGCCGGCTCAACGTGGTGAAGGGCCACCAGGACCTGATGTCGGCGATGCGGCAGCTGCTCGACCAGGGGGTCGACGTGCGGCTCGAGATCGCCGGCGAGGACGACGCCGGAGGCGAGGGCTTCCGCAAGGACCTCGAGGCGCACCTGCGCAAGCTGCGACTGCAGGACCACGTGAAGCTGCTGGGCGCCATCGACGCGGGCGCGGTAAAGCAAAAGCTGCTCGATGCGCATGTCTTCGTGCTCGCCTCGTGGCATGAACCCCTGGGCGTGGCCTACATGGAGGCGATGGCCTGCGGCGTGCCGGTGATCGGCACCGACGCGGGCGGGGTGCGCGAGCTGATCGACGACGGCCACAACGGCAAGCTCGTCCCGCCGAAGGACCCGACCGCGCTGGCCCGTGCGATCCGCGATCTCGCACAGAACCCCGACAGCGCCCAGCGCTTCAGCGATGCCGGGCGCATTCAGGTCGAGACCCGCTTCCGCGCGAGCCTCGGGGCCGAGACGCTGGTGTCGGAAATCCTCGCGACGCGGGACAACGGTTGA
- a CDS encoding type I secretion protein, producing the protein MIGRLCRAAVLAACVPLAALAAPRDEADVYVFGNSLVNHIGEQAHSNVPHWMAEMARADGRGFTLDGQFGFLRNFVQDLPPRPGWSFPGVDSLWDPGRGPFAEAGYDAVLVTPANFIQYQPPDRPYDGDNPGKESPLGATATLVEWLHTRAPGTPVYIYEGWAEMAGVARGFPPSRRGLRRYHAFNTGDYHDWYETLRDDLRAEQPEADVRLIPVARILGVLLGRGGPLEDMPAEALYVDDAPHGTPSLYFLAAMITYAAIYEAPPPAGYEPPESLHPDVVAAYPALASAIWDAVSGAGIFEEAAARPSAPDDTRTAEADAADDAAPAAEDPLPPRGRVALPEGGARPEGLPALAMNINGISDWSTQHPFIDRMKSARQWVGHLPGQWGGVTIEELRAEGVLDPDGWPLRIPERVERLESLLLTDQPEEATHLRGTYIVTWKGEGDLKLTGRAQRVRYGDHEAEFDYSPGEGAVGIALGATDPDDPIRDIHVIREDQRDLHEAGVIFNPAWIETVHDLRSIRFMDWMVTNGSPVQGWDDRPRTSDFSYTSWGVPLEVMLALANQIGVDPWFTMPHQADDAYIRRFAEAVRDGLDPRLKAHVEYSNEVWNFIFPQAEWAQAQADALWGRSEAGWMQYYGLRAAQVMTIWSDVFGDEVADRLVRVVATHTGWPGLEENILVAPLAYLQLGYAPAEVFDAYAVTGYFGYEMGGEEMAPQMDDWLERSEAQARAEGERQGLRRVALREYVRAHRYEAAVAPVALALLEGSLRELTDEIFPYQAAVAEASDLRLVMYEGGTHLTAQLPRVNDERLTGFFEYFNYTPEMAKLYETLLTGYVAAGGTLFNGFVDVAQPSKWGSWGALRHLQDDNPRWDMLANYNATGPSDWAPRDPEAFADGVLTRGGGGGETLQGTAQEDILLGGGGNDVLVSGGGDDHLHGGAGTDRAVLPGHRTDYVFSHEDGRLVADGPAGRVLLFSVERLGFAGAPGDDIATAGL; encoded by the coding sequence TTGATCGGACGACTTTGCCGTGCGGCGGTGCTTGCTGCCTGTGTGCCTCTTGCCGCCCTTGCTGCCCCCCGTGACGAGGCCGATGTCTACGTGTTCGGCAACAGCCTCGTGAATCACATTGGCGAACAGGCCCATTCCAACGTGCCGCACTGGATGGCCGAGATGGCCCGTGCCGACGGGCGTGGCTTTACCCTGGATGGGCAGTTCGGGTTCCTGCGCAACTTCGTGCAGGATCTGCCGCCGCGGCCCGGCTGGTCGTTCCCGGGCGTCGACAGCCTCTGGGATCCGGGGCGGGGGCCCTTTGCCGAGGCGGGCTACGACGCGGTGCTCGTGACGCCCGCCAACTTCATCCAGTACCAGCCGCCGGACCGGCCCTACGACGGCGACAACCCCGGCAAGGAAAGCCCGCTCGGGGCCACCGCCACGCTGGTCGAGTGGCTGCACACGCGCGCTCCGGGAACGCCGGTCTACATCTACGAGGGCTGGGCCGAGATGGCCGGGGTGGCGCGCGGCTTCCCGCCGTCGCGGCGGGGCCTGCGCCGATACCACGCTTTCAACACCGGCGATTACCACGACTGGTACGAGACCCTGCGCGACGACCTGCGCGCGGAGCAGCCCGAGGCCGACGTGCGCCTGATCCCGGTGGCGCGCATCCTTGGCGTCCTGCTGGGCCGGGGCGGTCCGCTCGAGGACATGCCGGCCGAGGCGCTCTACGTCGATGACGCTCCGCACGGAACGCCGTCGCTCTACTTTCTCGCGGCGATGATAACCTATGCCGCGATCTACGAGGCGCCGCCGCCCGCAGGATACGAGCCGCCGGAGAGCCTCCACCCCGACGTCGTGGCGGCCTATCCGGCGCTGGCCTCCGCGATCTGGGACGCAGTCTCCGGCGCGGGGATATTCGAGGAAGCCGCCGCCCGGCCTTCGGCGCCGGACGATACCCGGACCGCCGAGGCCGACGCTGCGGACGACGCGGCGCCTGCCGCCGAAGATCCCCTGCCACCGCGCGGCCGGGTGGCACTGCCCGAGGGTGGGGCGCGACCGGAGGGGCTGCCGGCGCTGGCGATGAACATCAACGGCATCTCGGACTGGTCGACGCAGCATCCCTTCATCGACCGCATGAAGAGCGCCCGGCAGTGGGTGGGCCACCTGCCGGGGCAGTGGGGCGGCGTCACCATCGAGGAATTGCGGGCGGAGGGCGTGCTCGACCCGGACGGCTGGCCGCTGCGCATCCCCGAGCGGGTCGAGCGGCTGGAATCGCTGCTGCTGACCGACCAGCCCGAGGAGGCGACGCATCTGCGCGGCACCTACATCGTGACCTGGAAGGGCGAGGGCGATCTGAAGCTCACCGGCCGCGCGCAGCGTGTGCGCTACGGCGATCACGAGGCCGAGTTCGACTACAGCCCCGGCGAGGGCGCGGTGGGCATCGCGCTCGGGGCGACCGATCCCGACGATCCGATCCGCGACATCCACGTCATCCGCGAGGACCAGCGCGATCTCCACGAGGCCGGGGTGATCTTCAACCCGGCGTGGATCGAGACCGTGCACGACCTGCGCAGCATCCGTTTCATGGACTGGATGGTGACCAACGGCTCTCCGGTGCAAGGCTGGGACGACCGTCCGCGCACGTCGGATTTCAGCTACACCTCCTGGGGCGTTCCGCTCGAGGTGATGCTGGCGCTTGCCAACCAGATCGGTGTCGACCCGTGGTTCACCATGCCGCACCAGGCCGACGACGCCTACATCCGCCGCTTCGCCGAGGCGGTGCGCGACGGGCTCGACCCCCGGCTGAAGGCCCATGTCGAGTATTCCAACGAGGTCTGGAACTTCATCTTTCCGCAGGCGGAATGGGCGCAGGCGCAGGCCGATGCGCTCTGGGGCCGGTCCGAGGCCGGCTGGATGCAATACTACGGCCTGCGGGCGGCGCAGGTGATGACGATCTGGAGCGACGTCTTCGGTGACGAGGTCGCCGACCGGCTGGTGCGCGTCGTGGCGACCCACACCGGCTGGCCGGGGCTCGAAGAGAACATCCTCGTGGCGCCTCTGGCCTACCTGCAGCTCGGATACGCCCCGGCCGAGGTCTTCGACGCCTACGCGGTGACCGGCTACTTCGGCTACGAGATGGGCGGCGAGGAGATGGCGCCGCAGATGGACGACTGGCTCGAACGGTCCGAGGCGCAGGCCCGCGCCGAGGGCGAGCGGCAGGGGCTGCGCCGCGTCGCGCTGCGCGAATACGTCCGCGCGCACCGTTACGAGGCGGCGGTGGCGCCGGTCGCCCTGGCGCTGCTCGAGGGCTCGCTGCGCGAGCTCACCGACGAGATCTTTCCCTACCAGGCGGCGGTGGCCGAGGCCTCGGACCTGCGGCTGGTGATGTACGAGGGCGGCACGCATCTGACCGCGCAGCTGCCGCGCGTGAATGACGAGCGGCTCACGGGGTTCTTCGAGTATTTCAACTACACGCCGGAAATGGCCAAGCTCTACGAGACGCTGCTGACCGGCTACGTCGCCGCCGGGGGCACGCTGTTCAACGGCTTCGTCGACGTGGCGCAGCCGTCGAAATGGGGCAGCTGGGGCGCGCTGCGCCACCTGCAGGACGACAACCCGCGCTGGGACATGCTGGCGAACTACAACGCCACCGGCCCCTCGGACTGGGCGCCGCGCGACCCCGAGGCCTTTGCCGACGGCGTGCTGACACGGGGCGGCGGCGGCGGCGAGACGTTGCAGGGCACCGCGCAGGAAGACATCCTGCTGGGCGGCGGCGGCAACGACGTGCTGGTCTCGGGTGGTGGCGACGACCATCTGCACGGCGGTGCGGGCACCGACCGCGCGGTTCTGCCCGGGCACCGGACCGACTACGTGTTTTCGCACGAGGACGGACGGCTGGTGGCCGACGGTCCGGCGGGGCGGGTGCTGCTGTTCTCGGTCGAGCGGCTGGGATTTGCAGGGGCCCCCGGCGACGACATCGCGACGGCGGGGCTCTAG